One window from the genome of Echinicola vietnamensis DSM 17526 encodes:
- a CDS encoding SOS response-associated peptidase, whose translation MCERYSLATTKQDLESRFEAEMLDNFQPRYNIAPTQLLPIITSESPRGFSHFYWGVTPEFSKNKPVSQKYINAKAETVHLKASSKSAFQRRRCIIPADGYYMWKKVGKKTKIPYRITFHDKRLFSFAGIWEEFESESGKVNHTFSLLTTEADALHQDFGDRMPVILERDQEKIWLDKFKGTDQLLAVLHGPDAGSMTAYTVSQMVNQINVDAEFLLKKTGPMDQFGNYTLFG comes from the coding sequence ATGTGTGAACGATATTCTTTAGCCACCACCAAACAAGATTTGGAAAGCCGCTTTGAAGCGGAAATGTTGGACAATTTCCAACCCCGGTACAATATTGCCCCTACCCAGCTTTTGCCCATCATCACTTCTGAAAGTCCGCGGGGGTTTTCCCATTTTTATTGGGGAGTGACGCCGGAATTTTCCAAAAACAAGCCGGTTTCCCAAAAGTACATCAATGCCAAAGCTGAAACCGTTCACCTGAAGGCCTCCAGCAAATCCGCTTTCCAAAGGAGAAGGTGCATCATCCCTGCCGATGGCTATTATATGTGGAAAAAAGTAGGCAAGAAAACCAAAATTCCTTACCGCATTACCTTTCACGACAAGAGGCTGTTCAGCTTTGCGGGGATTTGGGAGGAATTTGAGAGTGAATCCGGCAAGGTGAACCACACGTTTTCCCTGCTGACCACAGAAGCTGACGCCCTCCATCAGGATTTTGGGGATCGGATGCCGGTAATATTAGAGCGGGATCAAGAAAAAATATGGCTGGACAAATTCAAAGGCACCGACCAGCTGCTGGCCGTTCTCCATGGCCCGGACGCGGGAAGCATGACCGCCTACACCGTCTCGCAAATGGTCAATCAGATCAATGTGGACGCTGAATTCCTCCTCAAAAAGACCGGCCCAATGGACCAGTTCGGAAACTATACCCTCTTTGGGTAA
- a CDS encoding 3-oxoacyl-ACP synthase III family protein, with protein sequence MKKSKIIGVGHYVPENIVTNDDLTKMMDTNDQWITERTGIKERRWFTPGVDTVANMSTKATKMAADRAGIALDDIDFIIFATSTPDYFAPGNGVLLQRELGLQGIGALDIRNACSGFIYGLSVADQFIKTGMYKTILLVGAEIQSSALDKSTAGRSNAVIFADGAGAAIIQATDGEQQGILSSHLHADGDYAEELYLKDPGSSREVRLSPEMVDDDSFRMQMNGNVVFKHAVVRFHEVIQEALTANNKTVGDLDLLVPHQANLRISQFIQQKFGLSDEKVFNNIQRYGNTTAATIPLALSEAWEQGRLKEGDLVCLAAFGSGFAWGSVLLYW encoded by the coding sequence ATGAAAAAATCCAAAATAATCGGTGTGGGCCACTACGTCCCCGAAAACATCGTCACCAATGACGACCTCACCAAGATGATGGACACCAATGACCAATGGATCACGGAACGAACCGGCATCAAAGAGCGCAGATGGTTTACCCCGGGAGTGGATACAGTAGCCAACATGTCCACCAAGGCCACCAAAATGGCTGCCGATCGTGCCGGGATTGCTCTTGACGACATTGACTTCATTATTTTTGCGACCAGCACCCCTGATTATTTTGCCCCTGGCAATGGGGTTTTGCTGCAGCGGGAACTTGGCCTACAGGGCATTGGTGCCTTGGATATCAGAAATGCATGTTCCGGTTTTATTTACGGACTGTCTGTCGCCGATCAATTTATCAAAACGGGCATGTACAAGACCATCCTTTTGGTCGGTGCAGAAATCCAGTCCTCTGCCTTGGATAAAAGCACCGCAGGAAGGTCCAATGCGGTGATCTTTGCGGACGGCGCAGGTGCTGCCATCATCCAGGCGACCGATGGGGAACAGCAAGGCATTCTCTCCAGCCATTTGCATGCTGATGGCGATTATGCCGAAGAATTGTACCTCAAGGATCCGGGCAGCAGCCGAGAAGTGCGGCTTTCGCCAGAAATGGTAGATGATGACAGTTTCAGAATGCAGATGAACGGCAATGTGGTATTTAAACATGCCGTAGTTCGCTTTCATGAAGTCATTCAGGAGGCCCTTACTGCCAATAACAAAACGGTCGGTGACTTGGACCTCCTCGTCCCCCACCAAGCCAACCTGCGGATCAGCCAATTTATTCAGCAAAAATTTGGCCTCTCTGACGAAAAAGTATTCAACAATATCCAGCGATACGGCAACACCACGGCCGCTACCATCCCGCTTGCGCTCAGCGAAGCGTGGGAACAGGGAAGGTTAAAAGAAGGCGATTTGGTGTGTTTGGCAGCCTTTGGAAGTGGCTTTGCCTGGGGGTCGGTATTGCTTTACTGGTAA
- a CDS encoding YheT family hydrolase: protein MPLITNTSYTGPSVLFNGHLQTIFPALFRKHLSLPFDRERITTPDGDFLDLDWLRQDSKKLVIICHGLEGDSRRPYMRGMAKHFFQNKYDVLTWNFRGCSGELNIRPFFYHSGATYDLETVVNHAAEKYAQVYLIGFSLGGNLTLKYLGEPLPKSSKIKKAVAISVPLHLKSSCTKISSKENLIYSNRFLKTLKVKVQQKALMFPDDLSTDGLQKVKTLKEFDDKFTGPMHGYRDADHYYDQCSSLYYLDGITIPTLILNAKNDPFLSEECFPVEKAHSLEKVFMEFPEIGGHVGFTPRKRKEIYWSENRAFEFIDSDA, encoded by the coding sequence ATGCCTTTGATTACCAACACCTCATATACCGGACCTTCTGTCCTGTTTAACGGTCATTTGCAAACCATCTTTCCCGCGCTGTTCCGCAAGCACTTATCCTTACCCTTTGATAGAGAAAGAATTACCACCCCGGACGGGGACTTCCTCGACCTGGATTGGTTGCGCCAAGATAGTAAAAAACTTGTCATTATCTGTCATGGTCTGGAGGGGGATAGCAGAAGACCCTATATGCGCGGTATGGCCAAACATTTTTTTCAAAATAAATATGATGTGTTGACCTGGAATTTCAGGGGATGCAGCGGCGAACTCAATATCAGACCTTTCTTTTACCATTCCGGAGCTACTTATGACCTGGAGACAGTGGTCAATCATGCAGCGGAAAAATATGCTCAGGTTTACCTGATTGGTTTTAGTCTCGGCGGAAACCTCACCTTAAAGTACCTCGGAGAGCCCCTTCCCAAAAGCTCCAAAATAAAAAAGGCCGTCGCCATCTCCGTGCCCCTTCACCTCAAAAGCAGTTGTACCAAAATCAGCAGCAAGGAAAACCTGATCTACTCCAACCGTTTTTTAAAAACCCTCAAAGTAAAAGTCCAACAGAAAGCCCTCATGTTTCCAGACGACCTGTCTACTGATGGGCTTCAAAAAGTAAAGACCCTTAAGGAATTTGACGATAAATTTACCGGCCCCATGCACGGCTATAGGGATGCCGATCATTATTATGACCAGTGCTCTTCACTGTATTATCTCGATGGCATCACCATCCCTACCTTGATTCTGAATGCCAAAAATGACCCTTTCTTGAGCGAAGAATGCTTTCCCGTGGAGAAAGCCCATTCTCTGGAAAAGGTCTTTATGGAATTCCCTGAAATCGGTGGACACGTGGGGTTTACACCACGAAAACGTAAAGAAATCTACTGGTCAGAAAACCGGGCATTTGAATTTATCGATTCCGATGCTTAA